One genomic window of Salvia miltiorrhiza cultivar Shanhuang (shh) chromosome 4, IMPLAD_Smil_shh, whole genome shotgun sequence includes the following:
- the LOC131023537 gene encoding uncharacterized protein LOC131023537, which yields MVASMGYSLSCVDHHLKTSNCIPPTFLKANNYDNASIHPYGGFFTVKFSKLDNKRKAKEKAVLELSTSHIRLREWNRYFNPYKDASSLTELWMRIYYLSMWTQEIIVGIGYELGRPLCIDHVSAHGVVGHFARVLVEVDMAQPFLESMYIDDDNNAFYIELGFETLSLYCSHCKITGHSTDKCRKVLKSKVDEGENKAAIVAAPKPKKPRGITKPA from the exons ATGGTGGCGAGTATGGGATATTCCCTCTCGTGCGTGGACCACCATCTCAAGACGTCAAATTGTATACCACCTACATTTTTGAAAGCAAAT AACTACGACAATGCGTCAATTCATCCCTATGGGGGCTTTTTCACGGTTAAATTCTCGAAGCTGGACAATAAAAGGAAAGCCAAGGAGAAGGCTGTTTTAGAGCTATCAACAAGTCATATTAGACTTCGTGAATGGAATCGCTATTTCAACCCCTATAAGGATGCTTCTTCTTTAACTGAGCTTTGGATGCGCATTTATTATCTGTCTATGTGGACTCAGGAGATTATAGTAGGGATTGGTTATGAGTTGGGACGTCCATTATGTATTGATCACGTCTCTGCGCATGGAGTAGTGGGGCACTTTGCTCGTGTTCTGGTCGAAGTGGATATGGCGCAGCCTTTTCTGGAATCGATGTATATTGATGATGATAACAACGCTTTTTACATTGAACTTGGTTTTGAAACTTTGTCGTTGTATTGCTCGCATTGTAAAATTACAGGCCACTCTACGGATAAATGTCGGAAGGTGCTGAAATCCAAAGTTGATGAAGGAGAAAACAAAGCTGCAATTGTTGCCGCCCCCAAACCGAAGAAACCCCGGGGTATAACGAAGCCCGCTTAG